GCAGAGCTCGGCTGCCGCCTCCCGGTTGTTGAGGCCGCGCCCGATGACCCGGAGGACGTCGAGCTCCCGCTCGGTCAGCATCGAGAGGTCGACGGGCTCCGATGGTGTGTGGTCCCGGTACGCGTCGAGGACACGTCCGGCGACGTGCGGGTCGAGCCAGGCGTCGCCGGCGGCGACCGTGGCGACGGCACGCAATATGTCCTCGCCGGGAGCGGTCTTCAGAATGAAGCCTGCGGCGCCGGCTCGAAGGGCGGCGGCCAGGGTGCGGTCGTCGTCGAAGGTCGTCAGCACCAGCACCGGCGGACCGCCCATCGCGCGGACAGTGCGTGTGGCGGTTGCGCCGTCGACGCGTTTCATGCGGATGTCCATTAGAACGACGTCGGGCCTGCTCCGCTCGAGTTGATCGGCCACCTCGTCGCCGTCGACGCACTCGCCCACGACGGTGAGTCCGGGATCGGTGTCGATCAGGCTCCGCATGCCCTCGCGGAT
This DNA window, taken from Acidimicrobiales bacterium, encodes the following:
- a CDS encoding response regulator transcription factor → MIRVLLVDDQEVIREGMRSLIDTDPGLTVVGECVDGDEVADQLERSRPDVVLMDIRMKRVDGATATRTVRAMGGPPVLVLTTFDDDRTLAAALRAGAAGFILKTAPGEDILRAVATVAAGDAWLDPHVAGRVLDAYRDHTPSEPVDLSMLTERELDVLRVIGRGLNNREAAAELCVSEATVKTHLGRVLTKLDLRDRSAAIVFAHDNKVLADTN